One Carassius auratus strain Wakin unplaced genomic scaffold, ASM336829v1 scaf_tig00035191, whole genome shotgun sequence DNA window includes the following coding sequences:
- the LOC113081885 gene encoding E3 ubiquitin-protein ligase TRIM39-like, translating to MASSSAPLNEELQCSICLDVFTDPVTTPCGHNFCRVCLNEHWTNTQTCFCPLCKETFSRRPDLKINTTLREVVQHFQEKLNLGSEVFCDFCDGILQKAVKSCLMCQSSYCETHLEPHHRVPGLKKHTLINAVKNLEDYICQKHQRPLDLFCRDDQTSVCLSCTEGDHRTHNTVPIEEESQQKKNQLLQTQTDMQQMIQNRMKKIHEIQLSVKERKRNTEKEKSARNQLFTELIRSIERCQSELLKMMEEQQKAAEKQAEDLIKELQQEITDLKKRNTELEQISLTDDHLHLIQMFSSLCSRPHTKNWTEIRIDSNVNLYSMNRALIQLEKTLDGRLKNIGQTVLKCLQKFAVDVTLDPDTAYPKLILSDDGKQVSHGGIKQDVPENPKRFDNVVCVLAKQGFSSGRFYYEVQVKGKTEWDLGVARESVNRKKFTLTPEDGFWTVVLRNENQYNACESSPVSLSLRVNPETVGVFVDYEEGLVSFYDVGSRSHIYTFTAQTFTDKLYPYFGPGHNKGGKNSKPLIITLVNK from the exons ATGGCATCCTCCAGTGCTCCACTAAACGAGGAGCTCCAGTGCTCCATCtgtctggatgtgttcactgatccagtcaccactccatgtggacacaacttctgcaGAGTCTGCCTGAATGAACACTGGACAAACACACAGACCTGCTTCTGTCCACTCTGTAAAGAAACATTCAGCAGaagacctgatctcaagattAATACAACACTCAGAGAGGTTGTGCAGCACTTTCAGGAAAAGCTCAATCTAGGATCTGAGGTGTTCTGTGACTTCTGTGATGGAATACTGCAGAAAGCTGTGAAGTCCTGCCTTATGTGTCAAAGCTCTTACTGTGAGACTCACCTGGAGCCCCATCACAGAGTCCCAGGTCTAAAGAAACACACACTGATCAATGCTGTGAAAAATCTGGAGGACTATATATGCCAGAAACACCAGAGACCTCTGGATCTGTTCTGCAGAGATGATCAGACGAGTGTGTGTCTGTCCTGCACTGAAGGAGACCACAGGACTCACAACACTGTTCCTATAGAAGAGGAGAGTCAGCAGAAGAAG AATCAGCTGcttcagacacagacagacatgcaGCAGATGATCCAGAACAGAATGAAGAAGATTCATGAGATCCAGCTCTCAGTAAAGGAGAGAAAG agaaacacagagaaagagaaatcaGCAAGAAATCAGCTCTTCACTGAGctgatccgctccattgagagatgtCAGTCTGAGCTGCTGAAGATGATGGAggaacagcagaaagcagcagagaaacaggcTGAAGATCTCATTAAAGAGCTGCAGCAGGAAATCACTGATCTGAAGAagagaaacactgagctggagcagaTCTCACTCACTGATGatcacctgcacctcattcag ATGTTCTCATCTCTGTGCAGTCGTCCACACACCAAGAACTGGACTGAGATCAGGATTGACTCTAATGTGAATTTGTATTCAATGAATAGAGCTCTGATTCAGCTGGAGAAAACTCTAGATGGGAGACTAAAAAACATTGGTCAAACTG TGTTGAAGTGTCTGCAGAAGTTTGCAG tggatgtgactctggatcctgaTACAGCGTATCCAAAACTCATCCTGTctgatgatggaaaacaagtCAGTCATGGAGGCATTAAGCAGGACGTCCCAGAAAACCCAAAGAGATTTGATAATGTTGTTTGTGTTCTGGCAAAGCAGGGATTCAGTTCAGGCAGATTTTACTATGAGGTGCAGGTGAAGGGGAAGACTGAGTGGGATTTAGGAGTGGCCAGAGAATCTGTTAACAGAAAGAAGTTCACACTGACTCCTGAGGATGGATTCTGGACTGTGGTTCTGAGGAATGAGAATCAGTATAATGCTTGTGAAAGTTCACCTGTCTCTTTATCTCTGAGAGTGAATCCTGAGACTGTGggagtgtttgtggattatgaggagGGTCTGGTCTCTTTTTATGATGTGGGCTCCAGATCTCATATCTACACTTTCACTGCTCAGACTTTCACTGACAAACTCTATCCATATTTTGGCCCTGGCCATAATAAAGGAGGTAAAAACTCAAAACCACTGATCATCACACttgttaacaaataa